A stretch of the Balearica regulorum gibbericeps isolate bBalReg1 chromosome 25, bBalReg1.pri, whole genome shotgun sequence genome encodes the following:
- the TSHB gene encoding thyrotropin subunit beta, producing MSPFFVMSLLFGLTFSQTASLCAPSEYIIYVEKRECAYCLAINTTICAGFCMTRDSNGKKLLLKSALSQNVCTYKEMLYQTALIPGCPHHTIPYYSYPVAVSCKCGKCNTDYSDCVHEKVRTNYCTKPQKLCNM from the exons ATGAGTCCCTTCTTTGTGATGTCTCTCCTCTTTGGCCTGACTTTCAGTCAAACAGCATCACTTTGTGCTCCTTCTGAGTATATAATCTATGTGGAGAAAAGGGAATGTGCCTACTGCCTGGCCATCAACACCACCATCTGCGCTGGATTTTGCATGACTCGG gACAGCAATGGCAAGAAGCTGCTACTCAAAAGCGCTCTGTCACAGAACGTGTGCACGTATAAAGAGATGTTGTATCAGACAGCACTGATTCCGGGCTGTCCTCATCACACCATCCCTTATTATTCCTACCCTGTGGCTGTGAGCTGCAAGTGTGGTAAATGTAACACCGATTATAGTGACTGTGTTCATGAGAAGGTTAGGACAAACTATTGCACTAAGCCACAGAAGCTCTGTAACATGTAA